The following are encoded in a window of Gramella sp. MT6 genomic DNA:
- a CDS encoding trypsin-like peptidase domain-containing protein, with product MKKIATLLFVSILGGVLTLGSYKIFFDEDTVQFLPQDNSNQNSFIPVTNNNRAYGTNADFTEAAEKTVHAVVHVKNVAVFKNGPRSIWEYYPYNNNGGRALQGAGSGVIITPDGYIVTNNHVIDGASEIEVTLNNNKTYKAELIGSDPISDIALIKVDADDELDYIPFGNSDNTQLGEWVLAVGNPFNLKSTVTAGIISAKARDLNMRDNSPQSFIQTDAAINPGNSGGALVNINGELIGINTAISSPSGSYIGYAFAVPSNNARKIVEDIMEFGDVQQGILGIRGTSINNDIIREFDLSTTQGVIVAEVTPGSGAEKSGIRQKDIIKKIDNIEINKFSDLTGYINSKRPGDKVLVKLMRDGKEREVDVLLTKLDTYPIPALGIEVANASPEELEAYKAPNGVRINRMLTEDLPSADLVGGIISEINGQKVSSVRDVEEIMQSRTRANPIVIVFYTKQGEKQRMIWK from the coding sequence ATGAAAAAAATAGCAACATTACTATTTGTTTCCATCCTTGGAGGCGTTCTAACCTTAGGAAGCTACAAGATCTTCTTTGATGAAGATACCGTTCAGTTTCTGCCCCAGGATAATTCAAATCAAAATTCATTCATCCCGGTAACCAATAATAATCGTGCATATGGCACGAATGCTGACTTTACCGAAGCTGCAGAGAAAACTGTTCATGCAGTAGTTCATGTTAAGAACGTAGCAGTTTTTAAAAATGGACCACGAAGTATCTGGGAATATTATCCTTATAATAACAATGGAGGAAGAGCTTTGCAGGGAGCAGGCTCAGGTGTTATCATTACTCCAGATGGATACATAGTTACGAATAACCATGTAATAGATGGTGCCAGCGAGATCGAAGTTACCCTTAATAATAACAAAACTTATAAAGCTGAGCTAATAGGAAGCGATCCAATTTCAGATATCGCCCTGATAAAGGTGGATGCTGATGATGAACTGGATTATATCCCTTTCGGAAATTCAGATAACACACAATTAGGAGAATGGGTCCTTGCCGTTGGTAACCCCTTCAATTTAAAATCTACGGTGACTGCAGGGATCATAAGTGCAAAAGCCAGAGACCTTAACATGAGAGATAATTCTCCTCAGTCTTTTATCCAAACCGATGCGGCGATCAATCCAGGTAACAGTGGTGGAGCCCTGGTTAATATCAATGGTGAACTTATAGGGATAAATACCGCCATTAGCTCCCCAAGTGGAAGTTATATTGGGTATGCATTTGCAGTACCATCTAATAATGCCAGAAAGATCGTTGAAGACATCATGGAATTTGGTGATGTTCAGCAAGGAATATTAGGTATTCGTGGAACCAGTATTAATAATGATATCATAAGAGAATTCGACCTTTCCACGACCCAGGGAGTTATAGTTGCTGAAGTTACCCCTGGCAGTGGCGCTGAAAAATCAGGAATTCGTCAAAAGGATATCATTAAGAAAATAGATAATATCGAGATCAACAAATTCTCAGATCTAACCGGTTATATCAATTCTAAAAGACCCGGGGATAAAGTGCTGGTTAAATTGATGCGGGACGGGAAAGAAAGAGAAGTAGACGTTCTGCTTACCAAACTGGACACATATCCTATTCCGGCTTTAGGTATCGAGGTTGCGAATGCTTCACCCGAAGAGCTTGAAGCATATAAGGCTCCGAACGGAGTAAGAATTAACCGGATGTTAACTGAAGACTTGCCATCGGCAGACCTCGTAGGCGGAATAATTTCAGAAATCAATGGACAGAAAGTCTCTTCGGTTAGAGATGTTGAAGAGATCATGCAAAGTCGTACCAGGGCCAATCCAATAGTGATCGTTTTTTACACTAAGCAAGGAGAAAAACAGCGTATGATCTGGAAATAA
- a CDS encoding GNAT family N-acetyltransferase: MLTLQGQKVYLRALEPEDLDFVHKIENDENFWEISSTQAPYSKFLIRQYIENAHRDIYDIKQLRLVICTKSGRPIGLIDVYDLEPRDKRAAIGILIADKKDRKKGFGSESLALLCDYCFTHLGLHQVYANVASSNEESMRIFENNGFRKVGLKKDWTLFNGKYKDEWLYQLINNVH; encoded by the coding sequence ATGTTAACACTACAGGGACAAAAAGTATATTTAAGAGCACTGGAGCCTGAAGACCTTGATTTTGTTCATAAGATAGAAAACGATGAAAATTTTTGGGAAATTAGTTCTACTCAGGCGCCCTATTCAAAATTCCTGATAAGGCAATATATAGAAAACGCCCATCGTGATATCTACGATATTAAGCAACTAAGACTGGTAATTTGCACCAAAAGTGGCCGTCCCATAGGTTTAATTGATGTTTATGATCTTGAACCTAGAGATAAAAGGGCAGCCATAGGGATTTTGATAGCTGATAAAAAAGATCGGAAAAAAGGTTTTGGATCAGAAAGTTTAGCCTTGCTTTGCGACTATTGTTTTACCCATTTGGGCCTTCATCAGGTATACGCGAATGTTGCTTCCAGTAATGAAGAAAGTATGCGGATATTTGAAAATAACGGATTTAGAAAAGTAGGTTTAAAAAAAGACTGGACGCTGTTCAACGGAAAATATAAGGATGAATGGCTCTATCAATTGATAAATAATGTACATTAA
- a CDS encoding low molecular weight protein-tyrosine-phosphatase — MKTRVLMVCLGNICRSPLAEGILKSKVDPNKVFVDSAGTGSWHIGSEPDRRSIATAKRYGLDITDQRGRQFSEDDFEDFDHIFAMDNSNFKDIMSMAKTDEDRQKVHLILEEIFPSENVDVPDPYHGGEQGFENVYQMLNEACEEIAKKLNNGTL; from the coding sequence ATGAAAACCAGGGTATTGATGGTGTGCCTCGGCAATATTTGCAGATCACCACTGGCCGAAGGTATTCTTAAATCCAAAGTAGATCCAAACAAAGTATTCGTAGATTCTGCGGGTACTGGTAGCTGGCATATTGGTTCTGAACCAGACAGAAGATCTATTGCCACTGCAAAAAGATATGGATTGGATATTACCGATCAAAGAGGTAGGCAATTCTCTGAAGACGACTTTGAAGATTTTGACCATATATTCGCCATGGATAACTCTAATTTTAAGGATATCATGTCTATGGCAAAAACAGATGAAGATCGACAAAAAGTGCATTTGATCCTTGAGGAGATATTTCCTTCAGAAAATGTAGATGTACCAGATCCATATCACGGAGGAGAACAGGGCTTTGAAAATGTATATCAAATGCTTAATGAAGCCTGCGAGGAAATTGCGAAGAAATTGAATAACGGTACCTTATGA
- the mltG gene encoding endolytic transglycosylase MltG translates to MYIKKIILAVAILGMIAFGIFGYYIYNSIFSSNTSFEAKEEVVYIPSNANFQTVIDSLKPFVKDLESFSLVAQKKGYADNVRPGRYFLKKGMNNNELVNTLRSGNKPVKVIFNNQERLENLAGRISEQIEADSVSLLKTFKDSEFLSENDLNDKTALGMYIPNQYEFYWNTSAEEFRSRMKKEYDRFWNEERLKKAEQIGLSPKEVITLASIVQKETAKVDERPKVAGVYMNRYKNGWKLDADPTVIYAIKETTGNFDTIIKRVLYKDLELESPYNTYKYRQIPPGPIWMPDISSIDAVLNYEDHDFYYFVADVENFGYHKFAKNLAQHNRNKQEYIRWINKQGIKR, encoded by the coding sequence ATGTACATTAAAAAAATAATTTTAGCTGTCGCCATTCTTGGGATGATAGCTTTTGGGATCTTCGGTTATTACATCTATAACAGTATATTTTCTTCCAATACGAGTTTTGAAGCAAAAGAAGAAGTCGTTTATATTCCTTCAAATGCTAATTTCCAGACAGTAATTGATTCATTAAAACCGTTTGTTAAGGACCTGGAGTCTTTTAGCCTGGTGGCGCAAAAGAAGGGATATGCAGATAATGTAAGGCCGGGAAGATATTTTCTGAAAAAGGGCATGAATAATAACGAATTGGTGAACACCTTGAGAAGTGGGAATAAACCGGTGAAGGTTATTTTTAATAACCAGGAGCGACTTGAGAATCTTGCTGGAAGGATCTCTGAGCAGATCGAAGCAGACAGTGTCTCTTTGCTTAAAACATTCAAAGATTCTGAATTTCTTTCAGAAAATGACCTTAATGATAAAACGGCTTTAGGGATGTACATTCCTAATCAATATGAGTTTTACTGGAATACTTCAGCAGAAGAATTCCGGAGTAGAATGAAAAAGGAATACGATAGATTCTGGAATGAAGAAAGATTAAAAAAGGCTGAACAAATTGGATTATCCCCGAAAGAAGTGATAACTCTGGCTTCCATTGTTCAAAAGGAAACTGCCAAAGTGGACGAACGTCCTAAGGTAGCTGGTGTGTATATGAATCGATATAAAAATGGCTGGAAACTGGATGCCGATCCTACTGTGATATATGCCATAAAAGAAACCACCGGGAATTTTGATACTATCATTAAAAGGGTTCTTTATAAAGATCTTGAGCTGGAATCGCCTTATAATACTTATAAATACAGGCAAATTCCTCCCGGACCTATCTGGATGCCAGATATTTCTTCTATAGATGCAGTGCTGAATTATGAGGACCATGATTTCTACTATTTTGTGGCCGATGTGGAAAATTTCGGCTATCATAAATTCGCTAAAAACCTGGCGCAGCATAATCGAAATAAGCAGGAATATATACGCTGGATCAATAAACAGGGAATAAAAAGATAA
- a CDS encoding SAM-dependent methyltransferase produces the protein MNSKNQEYGKLYLIPVNLGESNPDKVFPPLNKIIIEGINDFIVENEKSARRFIKQILPEKSQPDLRLHGLNKFTEASDIPGFLDAAKEGRNIGLLSEAGCPGVADPGAEVVKLAHRFNIQVVPLIGPSSILLAMMASGMNGQSFTFHGYLPIDKKERKNEIKQLERISLERNQAQIFIETPYRNEKFLEDLIQNLHPATRICVACDLTLETEFIRTATTSEWKNIKADLHKRPAIFIIQKDI, from the coding sequence ATGAATTCAAAAAATCAGGAATATGGCAAACTTTATCTAATTCCTGTTAACCTGGGTGAGTCCAATCCCGATAAGGTTTTTCCTCCCCTTAATAAAATTATCATCGAAGGAATAAATGATTTCATCGTTGAAAATGAAAAATCTGCCAGAAGGTTCATCAAACAAATATTACCGGAAAAATCACAACCAGATCTTAGGCTTCATGGCCTAAATAAATTCACCGAAGCTTCAGATATTCCAGGATTTCTGGACGCCGCTAAAGAAGGAAGAAATATAGGTCTTTTAAGTGAAGCTGGATGCCCTGGAGTAGCAGACCCGGGTGCAGAGGTTGTTAAACTGGCACATCGATTCAATATTCAGGTGGTTCCTTTAATTGGACCCTCCTCTATCCTTTTAGCCATGATGGCTAGCGGGATGAACGGGCAGAGCTTTACCTTTCACGGCTACCTCCCAATAGATAAAAAGGAACGGAAGAACGAGATTAAGCAACTGGAACGTATTTCCCTTGAGCGTAATCAGGCCCAGATATTTATTGAGACGCCTTATCGTAATGAGAAATTCCTGGAAGACCTTATTCAGAATCTTCATCCGGCCACCAGAATTTGTGTAGCATGTGACCTTACCCTGGAAACAGAATTCATCAGGACCGCCACTACTTCAGAATGGAAAAATATTAAAGCCGACCTTCATAAAAGACCGGCTATATTTATTATTCAAAAAGATATTTAG
- the dnaA gene encoding chromosomal replication initiator protein DnaA, whose translation MSKTAQSVWNNCLSFIQDNITPQAYKTWFEPIQAVKLTDCALSIQVPSKFFYEWLEEHYVKLLKVSLTRELGDKAKLVYVIKMENTYGNKLPFTEKIPSTQRSHMASQEVDVPIKNKSPELKNPFIIPGIRNVKIESQLNPNYNFENFLEGESNRLARSAGLAVANKPGGTSFNPLLIFGGVGLGKTHLAHAIGVEIKDKYPEKTVLYISAEKFTQQYIESVKKNNRNDFIHFYQIIDVLVVDDIQLLSGKAGTQDVFFHIFNHLHQNGKQVILTSDKAPVDMQDIEQRLLSRFKWGLSAELQHPDFETRVSIIKSKLYRDGVEMPEDIVEFLANNIKTNIRELEGAIISLIAHSSFNKKDITLELAKKIVDNYVKNTKREVSIDYIQKVVSDYFQMDVDTLQSKTRKRHIVQARQIAMFFAKKFTKASLASIGSQIGSRDHATVLHACKTVDNLASTDKQFKKFVEDLNKKLTL comes from the coding sequence ATGTCAAAAACTGCGCAATCGGTTTGGAATAACTGTCTGTCATTTATTCAGGATAACATTACCCCTCAAGCTTACAAAACCTGGTTTGAACCTATCCAAGCAGTGAAACTTACAGATTGTGCCTTAAGTATACAGGTACCTTCTAAGTTTTTCTACGAATGGTTAGAGGAGCACTATGTAAAGCTTCTAAAAGTTTCATTGACTCGTGAACTTGGAGATAAAGCTAAACTGGTATACGTGATCAAGATGGAGAATACTTACGGTAACAAACTACCTTTTACCGAAAAGATCCCCAGCACTCAAAGGTCCCATATGGCTTCACAGGAAGTTGACGTTCCAATCAAGAATAAAAGTCCAGAGCTGAAAAACCCTTTTATCATTCCAGGAATAAGGAATGTTAAGATCGAATCTCAGCTTAATCCTAATTATAATTTCGAGAATTTCCTGGAAGGTGAATCCAACCGGCTGGCAAGATCAGCAGGGCTGGCTGTAGCAAACAAGCCCGGAGGAACATCATTCAACCCACTATTGATCTTTGGTGGTGTTGGACTAGGTAAAACACATTTGGCGCATGCTATAGGTGTTGAAATAAAAGACAAATACCCAGAAAAAACAGTTCTTTATATTTCTGCGGAAAAATTCACGCAACAGTATATTGAATCTGTAAAGAAAAATAACCGTAACGATTTTATTCATTTTTACCAGATCATAGATGTACTGGTGGTAGATGATATTCAGTTACTATCTGGTAAGGCAGGAACACAGGATGTATTTTTCCACATCTTCAACCACTTACATCAGAATGGAAAACAGGTTATCCTAACCAGTGACAAGGCTCCGGTTGATATGCAGGACATCGAACAACGCCTGCTCTCAAGATTTAAATGGGGACTTTCAGCCGAACTTCAACATCCAGATTTCGAAACACGTGTTTCTATCATCAAGAGCAAACTGTACCGCGATGGTGTTGAAATGCCTGAAGATATTGTTGAATTCCTTGCAAACAACATCAAAACTAACATCAGGGAACTTGAAGGAGCTATTATTTCACTTATCGCTCATTCTTCTTTCAATAAGAAAGATATAACCCTGGAACTTGCTAAAAAGATTGTTGATAACTACGTTAAGAATACTAAACGTGAAGTATCTATAGATTATATCCAGAAAGTTGTAAGCGATTATTTCCAGATGGATGTAGATACCCTTCAATCTAAGACCAGAAAGAGACATATTGTACAGGCCAGGCAGATCGCCATGTTCTTTGCAAAGAAGTTTACAAAAGCATCTTTAGCCAGTATTGGGTCTCAAATTGGAAGTCGCGATCATGCTACTGTGTTGCATGCATGTAAAACGGTAGATAACCTTGCTTCTACAGATAAGCAATTCAAAAAATTTGTTGAAGACCTCAACAAGAAGCTCACATTATAA
- the trmD gene encoding tRNA (guanosine(37)-N1)-methyltransferase TrmD — MRIDIITVVPDILKSPFEASILQRAIKKGLVEIHLHNLRDYTTDNYKQVDDYQFGGGAGMVMMIEPIDKCISKLKSEREYQEVIYMTPDGERLQQKMANRLSMHENIIILCGHYKGVDQRVRDQFITKEISIGDYVLSGGELGAAVLCDSIIRLIPGVLGNETSALTDSFQDNLLAPPVYTRPAEYKGWEVPEILTSGNFPKIEAWRENEAYERTKRLRPDLLEED, encoded by the coding sequence ATGCGCATAGATATAATTACGGTAGTACCAGATATCCTTAAAAGTCCTTTCGAAGCCTCAATACTTCAGAGAGCAATAAAGAAAGGTCTTGTAGAGATCCATTTACATAATCTCAGGGATTATACTACAGATAATTATAAGCAGGTTGATGATTATCAATTTGGTGGTGGCGCAGGAATGGTAATGATGATAGAGCCTATAGACAAGTGTATCTCTAAGCTAAAATCTGAAAGAGAATATCAGGAGGTTATATATATGACTCCTGATGGAGAACGACTTCAGCAAAAAATGGCGAACAGGCTTTCTATGCATGAGAATATTATTATTCTTTGTGGACATTATAAAGGTGTAGACCAGAGAGTAAGAGACCAGTTCATTACCAAAGAGATCTCTATTGGGGATTATGTGCTTTCTGGAGGTGAACTTGGAGCGGCAGTTCTTTGTGATTCTATTATCAGGCTTATCCCGGGAGTACTGGGAAATGAAACCTCTGCCCTTACCGACTCTTTCCAGGATAATCTACTGGCTCCACCGGTATATACACGTCCCGCAGAATATAAAGGCTGGGAAGTGCCAGAGATACTCACCTCAGGAAATTTCCCGAAGATAGAAGCCTGGAGAGAAAATGAGGCATATGAGAGAACCAAACGCCTTAGACCAGACCTTTTAGAAGAAGACTAA
- the dapF gene encoding diaminopimelate epimerase, with the protein MKLTFYKYQGTGNDFVMIDNRELIVSKNDTKLINRLCDRKFGIGADGLILLEKPDNDVDDFKMVYFNADGNESSMCGNGGRCLVAFARFLGIIENTARFTAVDGAHEATVKNGIVSLKMQDVAKISSHDEFLFLDTGSPHHVIFSENIGLRDIKKDGAAIRYSERYGKAGTNVNFVEPVSDKSFSVRTYERGVEDETLSCGTGVTAVAIAAYEAGKTTSEKVSLITLGGDLSVSFKKSENGYSDVWLSGPAEQVFKGEIVC; encoded by the coding sequence ATGAAGCTGACATTCTATAAATATCAGGGTACGGGTAACGATTTCGTAATGATCGATAATCGGGAACTTATAGTATCCAAAAATGATACCAAATTGATAAATCGTCTGTGTGACCGTAAATTCGGAATAGGGGCTGACGGCCTGATCCTGCTGGAAAAACCGGACAATGACGTGGACGATTTCAAAATGGTCTATTTCAATGCTGATGGGAATGAAAGCAGTATGTGTGGTAATGGAGGAAGGTGCCTTGTGGCGTTTGCCAGATTCCTCGGTATCATTGAAAATACTGCCAGATTTACAGCTGTAGATGGTGCTCACGAGGCTACTGTAAAAAATGGGATAGTTAGTTTAAAAATGCAGGATGTTGCCAAAATTTCTAGTCATGATGAATTTCTTTTTCTCGATACTGGTTCTCCACATCATGTGATATTCTCAGAAAATATAGGCTTAAGGGATATAAAGAAAGATGGAGCTGCGATAAGGTATTCCGAACGATATGGCAAGGCAGGTACTAATGTGAATTTCGTAGAGCCAGTTTCTGATAAATCATTTTCCGTTAGAACTTATGAAAGGGGAGTAGAGGATGAAACTCTTTCCTGTGGAACCGGGGTGACTGCTGTTGCTATAGCGGCATACGAAGCTGGCAAGACAACTTCAGAAAAGGTAAGTCTAATAACCCTGGGAGGAGACCTAAGTGTTAGTTTTAAGAAGTCTGAAAATGGCTATTCTGACGTCTGGCTATCCGGACCGGCAGAACAGGTTTTTAAAGGCGAAATCGTATGTTAA
- the rplS gene encoding 50S ribosomal protein L19, protein MESLVKYVQDEFVERKDLPEFAAGDTITVYYEIKEGQKTRTQFFRGVVIQKRGTGASQTFTIRKMSGTVGVERIFPVNLPAIQKIEINKKGKVRRARIFYFRGLTGKKARIKEAIRKS, encoded by the coding sequence ATGGAATCGTTAGTAAAATACGTTCAGGACGAATTCGTAGAAAGAAAAGATCTACCAGAATTTGCAGCAGGTGATACGATCACTGTGTATTACGAAATTAAAGAGGGACAGAAGACAAGAACTCAGTTCTTTAGAGGTGTCGTAATTCAGAAAAGAGGAACAGGCGCTTCTCAAACTTTCACTATTAGAAAGATGAGTGGTACTGTAGGAGTGGAAAGAATTTTCCCAGTAAATCTTCCTGCCATCCAGAAGATCGAGATCAACAAGAAAGGTAAAGTTAGAAGAGCTAGAATTTTCTACTTTAGAGGTCTTACCGGTAAGAAAGCCCGTATTAAAGAAGCGATTAGAAAATCATAA
- a CDS encoding DUF2184 domain-containing protein, which translates to MRKKIAKFSILPLAAGSIFFSFSTKDAAKLDLENYSTYDLDLNYTVPDLRDEIIPEFEISHTSPYLGKSYVGFKEALAFKESRGDYKSINEYGYLGKYQFGKGTLKLVGIYDTVGFLNSPALQEAAFYANASRNKWILQRDIKRFVGKTINGVEITESGILAAAHLAGPGSVKKYLRSWGAQAFSDAFGTTIKTYMKRFGGYDTSFVKTEKNARVDFDKISV; encoded by the coding sequence ATGAGAAAGAAAATTGCAAAATTTTCAATCTTGCCTCTTGCAGCGGGCTCCATTTTTTTTAGTTTTTCAACTAAAGATGCTGCAAAACTGGATCTGGAAAATTATTCCACTTACGATCTGGACCTGAATTACACAGTGCCAGACCTGCGGGATGAGATAATTCCAGAATTCGAAATCTCTCACACTTCACCGTATCTTGGTAAATCCTATGTTGGTTTTAAAGAGGCTCTGGCTTTTAAAGAATCACGAGGAGATTACAAAAGCATTAACGAATACGGTTATCTTGGTAAATACCAGTTTGGAAAGGGGACTTTAAAACTTGTTGGTATTTATGATACTGTTGGATTCCTTAATTCTCCTGCTTTGCAAGAAGCGGCATTCTATGCGAATGCTTCGAGGAATAAATGGATTTTGCAAAGAGATATCAAGCGTTTTGTTGGCAAGACTATCAATGGGGTTGAAATTACCGAGTCTGGTATTTTGGCTGCAGCCCATTTAGCCGGGCCTGGTAGTGTGAAGAAATATCTTCGTAGTTGGGGAGCTCAGGCTTTCAGCGATGCATTTGGGACAACGATCAAAACCTATATGAAGCGTTTTGGTGGTTATGATACTTCCTTTGTAAAAACTGAAAAGAATGCCAGGGTAGACTTCGACAAAATATCGGTCTAA
- a CDS encoding glyceraldehyde-3-phosphate dehydrogenase — MDFNKVYEKELSFQADRRKATVEFINIVSDLWYDKSIELVLFRNQLINRNVSDILDLHEYAGEFVGKPISIFDSVEIAKAIQDLNLPPAKLDIGKLTYEFHSDGQPHSNAMAFVSNKLNDAKETETVTPKDVVLYGFGRIGRLVARELMTRTGKGNQLRLRAIVTRGKVDGSVLEKRASLLKSDSVHGPFSGTVNIDEKNSALIVNGTTVHMISANQPEDIDYTKYGIKDALIIDNTGAFRDKEALSRHLVSKGAAKVLLTAPGKGVPNIVHGVNQKEHNPDEIDIFSAASCTTNAITPVLKAIQNSLGVVHGHLETIHAYTNDQNLVDNMHSKYRRGRAAGLNMVITETGAGKAVSKALPVFEGKLTSNAIRVPVPNGSLAILNLEVEKDTNLDDVNKILKKYALEGELVEQIQYSVDNELVSSDIIGSSAPAIYDSNATIVSADGKNVILYIWYDNEYGYSHQVIRLAKYIAKVRRYTYY; from the coding sequence ATGGACTTTAATAAAGTTTACGAAAAAGAACTTTCTTTCCAGGCAGATCGCCGTAAAGCTACCGTAGAATTCATAAACATTGTGAGCGACCTTTGGTATGATAAATCTATAGAACTGGTACTTTTCAGAAATCAACTAATAAATAGAAATGTTAGTGATATTCTGGATCTGCACGAATATGCCGGAGAATTTGTAGGTAAACCAATTTCTATCTTCGATTCGGTTGAAATTGCCAAAGCCATCCAGGACCTTAATCTTCCACCGGCAAAACTTGACATTGGTAAACTTACTTACGAATTTCATTCGGATGGACAGCCTCATAGCAATGCCATGGCGTTTGTTTCGAACAAACTAAATGATGCAAAAGAAACCGAAACCGTAACTCCTAAAGATGTAGTTCTTTATGGATTTGGAAGAATAGGCCGGTTGGTTGCACGAGAATTAATGACCAGAACAGGTAAAGGAAACCAGCTTAGATTAAGGGCAATTGTTACCCGTGGAAAAGTGGATGGTAGCGTTTTAGAAAAAAGAGCTTCTCTTTTAAAAAGCGATTCTGTTCACGGTCCTTTCAGCGGAACGGTGAATATTGATGAAAAAAATTCTGCATTGATCGTCAACGGTACAACAGTCCATATGATCTCAGCAAATCAACCGGAAGATATAGACTACACAAAATACGGTATTAAGGATGCCCTTATTATTGATAATACGGGTGCTTTTAGAGATAAAGAGGCCCTTAGCAGGCATCTTGTTTCAAAAGGCGCAGCTAAAGTTCTGCTTACAGCTCCGGGAAAAGGAGTACCAAATATTGTTCATGGAGTTAATCAGAAAGAACACAATCCAGATGAGATCGATATTTTTTCAGCAGCTTCCTGCACTACCAATGCGATCACACCGGTATTAAAAGCGATCCAGAATTCCCTGGGTGTTGTGCATGGGCATCTTGAAACTATTCACGCTTATACCAATGACCAGAATCTGGTAGATAATATGCATAGTAAGTACAGGAGAGGCCGTGCTGCGGGACTTAATATGGTAATCACTGAAACAGGAGCTGGAAAAGCAGTTTCAAAAGCTTTGCCGGTTTTTGAAGGTAAACTTACCTCCAACGCGATTAGAGTTCCTGTTCCTAATGGTTCTTTGGCCATCCTTAATCTTGAGGTGGAAAAAGATACTAACCTGGATGATGTTAATAAGATACTTAAGAAATACGCGCTGGAAGGTGAACTAGTAGAACAAATTCAATATTCTGTAGATAACGAATTGGTATCTTCAGACATTATTGGTTCTTCTGCTCCTGCGATCTATGATAGTAACGCGACGATCGTTTCTGCAGACGGGAAAAATGTGATCCTGTATATATGGTATGATAACGAATATGGCTATAGCCATCAGGTGATAAGACTTGCAAAATATATCGCCAAGGTAAGACGATATACTTATTATTAG